In Humulus lupulus chromosome 7, drHumLupu1.1, whole genome shotgun sequence, the following are encoded in one genomic region:
- the LOC133791249 gene encoding dehydrodolichyl diphosphate synthase 2: protein MLSLRLPIPSENALAPLKTKPSRFLNPRTQTHLYCLPSAAPKPQAKLQIPRATTADVARKDLEEEEPLPEGLRRELMPKHVAVIMDGNGRWAKQRGLPPGEGHKAGVESLRAVIEISARYGIKVLTVFAFSYDNWIRPKVEVEFLMSLFEEVIKSELDNFAREGIRVSVIGDSTKLPISLQKLIADAEEKTKENSIFQLIVAVSYSGKYDVLQACKSIAQKAKDGLVQVEDIDESLIEQELETNCTEFPYPDLLIRTSGELRVSNFLLWQLAYTELFFAPEFWPDFGKDGFVEALVSFQQRQRRYGGRNT from the exons ATGCTATCCTTGCGCTTACCTATTCCGAGCGAGAACGCTCTTGCTCCACTTAAAACGAAGCCCTCGCGCTTTCTCAATCCCCGCACCCAAACACACCTCTACTGTTTGCCTTCTGCTGCGCCTAAGCCCCAAGCCAAGCTACAGATTCCCCGGGCAACCACCGCGGATGTGGCTCGAAAAGATTTGGAAGAGGAGGAGCCGCTGCCGGAGGGGCTCCGGCGAGAGTTGATGCCGAAGCACGTGGCTGTGATTATGGATGGGAATGGGAGGTGGGCCAAGCAGAGGGGTTTGCCTCCCGGGGAGGGTCACAAGGCGGGTGTGGAGTCTTTGAGAGCTGTCATAGAGATTTCTGCGAGATATGGGATCAAGGTTCTCACTGTTTTCGCTTTTTCTTACGATAATTGGATTCGACCCAAG GTGGAGGTTGAGTTTTTGATGAGTTTATTTGAAGAGGTGATAAAGTCAGAATTGGACAATTTTGCAAG AGAAGGTATTCGAGTATCAGTGATTGGTGATTCGACTAAGCTTCCCATATCGCTGCAGAAACTGATAGCTGATGCAGAggagaaaacaaaagaaaactcaATATTCCAACTCATTGTTGCTGTTAGTTACAGTGGTAAATACGATGTATTGCAAGCTTGTAAAAGTATTGCTCAAAAAGCGAAAGATGGCCTTGTTCAAGTGGAAGACATAGACGAGAGCTTGATTGAACAAGAGCTAGAAACAAACTGCACTGAGTTTCCATACCCTGATCTACTTATACGAACCAGTGGTGAGCTTAGAGTTAGCAACTTCTTGTTGTGGCAGTTGGCCTATACCGAGCTTTTCTTTGCACCAGAATTCTGGCCTGATTTTGGAAAAGATGGTTTTGTAGAGGCTTTAGTTTCATTTCAGCAACGCCAAAGGCGCTATGGTGGACGAAATACATAA